One Ictalurus furcatus strain D&B chromosome 21, Billie_1.0, whole genome shotgun sequence genomic region harbors:
- the LOC128625111 gene encoding musculoskeletal embryonic nuclear protein 1 isoform X1 produces MSQPGEMKKKRPPVKVEDLKGARSKLGLKGEVKSKTYEVMVECERMGKTAPSVFSGLRTGTETALDKPKAPSGSVFSK; encoded by the exons ATGTCTCAG CCAGGAGAGATGAAGAAGAAGCGTCCGCCTGTGAAAGTGGAGGACTTGAAAGGGGCCCGCAGTAAGCTGGGCCTGAAGGGAGAAGTGAAGAGTAAAACATATGAAGTCATGGTGGAGTGTG AACGTATGGGCAAGACAGCTCCATCAGTGTTTAGTGGATTGCGCACCGGAACAGAGACTGCACTGGACAAACCCAAAGCTCCATCAGGGAGTGTCTTCAGCAAGTGA